Proteins encoded in a region of the Candidatus Neomarinimicrobiota bacterium genome:
- the xerD gene encoding site-specific tyrosine recombinase XerD → MRQVISSASWWNCPSYEWGPATETYQSDFLRLLRVERSLSPNTLEAYEHDLTRYLTFIERDKHLDSINDIRPGHIREYIRTLSDLQLMATSVRRNFSVVRSYHSFLVDEEYATLNPAELLTAPKIPQKLPVILSVEEVDAILEVIDSSTASGLRDRAMIEMLYSAGLRVTELVQLELISLFENKGWIRVLGKGSKERIVPLGKQAANWIEKYLNEGRPTLLKKGKRSDTLFLNYRGDPISRKGVWMLLRKYVTGAGIDKRVSPHTLRHSFATHLLEGGADLRVVQEMLGHADISTTQIYTHLDRTYLKEVHKTYHPRA, encoded by the coding sequence TTGCGGCAGGTCATATCTTCTGCGAGCTGGTGGAACTGTCCTTCGTATGAATGGGGGCCGGCCACGGAGACGTACCAGTCTGATTTTCTCAGGTTACTGCGAGTGGAACGGAGCCTCTCGCCCAACACCCTTGAAGCTTACGAGCACGATCTGACGCGCTATCTTACGTTCATAGAGAGGGACAAACATCTGGACAGCATCAATGACATCCGCCCCGGACATATTCGCGAATATATCCGAACTTTAAGCGATCTTCAACTGATGGCGACAAGTGTGCGGCGGAATTTCTCCGTGGTGCGGTCTTATCATTCATTTCTGGTGGATGAAGAGTATGCTACTCTCAATCCTGCCGAACTTCTCACAGCGCCGAAGATTCCCCAGAAGCTCCCGGTTATCTTGAGCGTGGAGGAGGTGGACGCCATCCTTGAAGTGATCGACTCGTCAACCGCATCTGGTTTGCGAGACAGGGCGATGATTGAGATGCTGTATTCAGCGGGGCTCAGAGTGACGGAACTCGTCCAGTTGGAGCTCATCAGTTTGTTCGAGAACAAAGGGTGGATTAGAGTTCTCGGCAAGGGGTCGAAAGAGCGGATTGTACCGCTGGGAAAGCAGGCGGCAAATTGGATAGAGAAGTATCTCAACGAAGGGCGACCCACCCTCCTGAAAAAGGGGAAACGGAGCGACACTCTCTTTCTTAATTACCGCGGCGATCCAATCTCTAGAAAAGGCGTCTGGATGCTGTTACGCAAATATGTGACAGGGGCAGGAATCGATAAGCGAGTAAGTCCTCACACGCTTCGTCATTCATTTGCCACTCATCTTCTTGAGGGGGGAGCTGACCTGAGGGTTGTCCAGGAGATGCTGGGTCATGCCGATATCAGCACTACCCAGATTTATACTCACTTGGACAGGACGTATCTAAAGGAAGTTCATAAAACTTATCACCCCAGAGCATGA
- a CDS encoding SIS domain-containing protein, with product MDSRLGQIRNQLAEVADVKQSMVDSCSEGILEAADLIIDAIRNGNKVLWCGNGGSAAQAQHLSTELLGGLRRHDLAPLPSVSLTTDSSLLTAWSNDVGFDTLFERQIKGLGSAGDVLIGLSTSGNSENVVKGVDTAEEKGLRVIVLTGRDGGKLAGRGDVCIRVPSDDTQRIQEGHLAAGHIFCELVELSFV from the coding sequence ATGGACTCAAGATTAGGTCAGATAAGGAATCAACTGGCGGAAGTGGCCGACGTCAAGCAGAGTATGGTGGACAGTTGTTCGGAAGGGATACTGGAAGCGGCAGATCTGATTATTGATGCCATCAGGAACGGCAACAAGGTACTCTGGTGCGGCAATGGCGGTAGCGCCGCTCAAGCCCAACACCTGTCGACAGAACTGCTAGGCGGTCTGAGGCGCCACGATCTCGCACCGCTGCCGTCCGTTTCTCTCACGACCGACAGTTCTCTACTGACAGCGTGGTCGAACGATGTAGGGTTTGATACGCTCTTTGAGCGGCAAATCAAGGGACTTGGTAGTGCGGGCGATGTTCTGATAGGGCTCTCTACCAGCGGCAATTCAGAAAATGTGGTTAAAGGTGTGGATACGGCTGAAGAAAAGGGGTTGCGTGTAATCGTGTTGACCGGTCGTGACGGCGGCAAACTGGCAGGCAGGGGCGACGTCTGTATTCGCGTACCTTCAGATGACACACAGCGTATTCAGGAAGGACATCTTGCGGCAGGTCATATCTTCTGCGAGCTGGTGGAACTGTCCTTCGTATGA